The Streptomyces bacillaris sequence ACCAGCTCGTCCTGCCCGCCGATCATCGCCAGATAGGCCGTCGTGCACCCGGCCTCCTGGGCCCGCTTGCGGACCAGCTCCAGCCGGGTGTCGTCCTTGTCCCGCTCGTACGGCGAGGCGTTGATCGACAGCAGCAGCCCGGCCCCGGCGGCCCGGGCGGCCGGGACGCGCCCGCCGTCCTGCCAGAGGTCCTCGCAGATCGCGAGGGCCACGTCGACGCCGTGGACGCGGATGACGGGCATCGAGTCGCCCGGCACGAAGTACCGGAACTCGTCGAAGACGCCGTAGTTCGGCAGGTGGTGCTTGGCGAAGTTGAGGGCGACCCCGCCGCGGTGGAGCACGGCGGCCGCGTTGCGCGGGGACCCGGCGGGCTGCCCGTACCGCGCGGCGGCGTGCTCGGAGCGGTCCAGATAGCCGACGACGACCGGCAGCTCGCCGAAGCCCTCCGCGTCGAGCCGGGCGGCCAGCGCGCGCAGCGCCTGCCGGGAGGCCTCGACGAAGGACGACCGCAGGGCCAGATCCTCGACGGGGTAGCCGGTCAGCACCATCTCGGGGAACGCCACGAGGTGGGCGCCCTGTTCGGCGGCGTGCCGGGTCCAGTGGACGATCGCCTCGGAGTTGCCGGCGAGGTCGCCGACGGTCGAGTCGATCTGATTCAGTGCGAGGCGTAGTTGAGGCACGTCCGCCAGTGTAATCGTCTTTCTGACGCGATGTCCCGGCGGCCCGGGCAAAATCTCCCCGGGGCCGCCGGAACCGCAGGTCAGAGCCGCCTACGCACCCCCGACCCGCACCGCGCCCGGACGCTAGCCCCGATACCCGAGGACGGTCATCATTCCGGCCTCCGCGTGGTAGACGTTGTGGCAGTGGACCATCCACAGCCCCGGATTGTCGGCGTCGAAGTCCACCGTCAGCGACCGGTGCGGCAGCACGATCGCGGTGTCCTTACGGGCCCCGGCGCCGTTGCCCGCCAGCGCGAACGTGTGCCCGTGCAGATGAAGCGGGTGCCACATGGTCGTCGCGTTGTCGAAGACGACCCGCACCCGCTCCCCGGCCTCCACCGGCCGCCGGTGCTCCGCGCTGTACGGCTTCCCGTCGAAGGCCCAGTCGTACTTCTCCATCCCGCCCGTGAGCCGCATCCGGATGGTCCGGTCCGGCGCCCGCTCCTTCAGCGCCACCGACGGGTCCGGCACCAGCCGCCCCGCCTCGACGACCTTCCCGTCCAGTTCCTTCGGCCGTACGGAGGCGGCGGGTGCAGTCCCGCTCCCGGTCCGCAGCACCGCGAGCGCGGACGCCTTCTTCCCCTCGGCCAGGGCGGTGAGCGGGAAGACCCCGTCCCCGGCGGTGACGAGGACGTCGTACCGCTCGCCCATCCCCAGCAGCAGCGCGTCCCCGGTGGTGTGCCGCACGGGGAAGCCGTCGGTGTGGGTGACGGTCAGCCGGTGGCCGCCGAGCGCGACCCGGAAGGCGGTGTCGCCGCCGGCGTTGATGATCCGCAGCCGGATACGGTCCCCGGGCCGCGCCCGGAACGTCTCCGGATCCTCGGCCACGCGCCCGTTGACGAGGTAGTACGGATACGCGACGTCACCGGCATCGTCACCGAGCAGCTCGCTCCGCGCCCCCATCATCATCCGCGAGGGACCGTCGGCCCCGCCCTCGGCCGGATCGTCCTCACCGGACAT is a genomic window containing:
- a CDS encoding multicopper oxidase family protein, producing the protein MSTQPTRRAVLGAALAVAGTGALAACSDGGGHGSGHGGSNSPAGAQDSGTYVSPDGKEVAAAEKARGSGPVRKVSLTATRARLDLGGGTTVASWAYGDRLPGREVRVTAGETLDLTLANHLPQPTSMHWHGLALRNDMDGVPGLTQRAIAPGADFRYRFAVPHPGTYWFHPHSGVQQDRGLYAPLVVEDPKEPLAYDKEWVVVLDDWVDGVEGSTPDAVLKELSGGMGGGHDGMDHGAHTMSGEDDPAEGGADGPSRMMMGARSELLGDDAGDVAYPYYLVNGRVAEDPETFRARPGDRIRLRIINAGGDTAFRVALGGHRLTVTHTDGFPVRHTTGDALLLGMGERYDVLVTAGDGVFPLTALAEGKKASALAVLRTGSGTAPAASVRPKELDGKVVEAGRLVPDPSVALKERAPDRTIRMRLTGGMEKYDWAFDGKPYSAEHRRPVEAGERVRVVFDNATTMWHPLHLHGHTFALAGNGAGARKDTAIVLPHRSLTVDFDADNPGLWMVHCHNVYHAEAGMMTVLGYRG